The sequence GCGCGTCCCGCCGAGGCCCCCGGCTGCGACACCTCCGACATGCTCACGATCCACGCGCTGTTCCGGCGCGCGTTCACCGACGCACCGGACCTGGTGCGCGGTGTCGACGACGGCGACGTCGAACGCGCGCTCGTCGTCGCGGCGCACGTCCGTGAGGTCGCGGGCGCGCTGCACCACCACCACTCGGGCGAGGACGAGCTGCTGTGGGAGACGCTCGAGACGCGGGCGCCGGCCTGCGCGCTGCACGTGGGCCGGATGCGTGCCCAGCACGCCGCGACGGCGGCGCAGCTGCGCGGGCTCGACGAGGTCCTGCCCGCGTGGGAGCACGCCGCGCGCGCCGACTCGCGCGCGGTCGTCGCCGCGACGCTCGACGCGATCCGGGACACCCTGCTCACGCACCTGGGCGACGAGGAGAGCGCGATCCTCCCGACCGCGTCGACCGTGATGACGCAGCGCGAGTGGGGCGCGCTGCACGAGCACGGGATGTCCACGATCCCGCGCGACAAGCTGCTGCTGCAGCTCGGCTGGATCCTCGAGGTCGTCCCGGCCGACGAGCGGGCGGGCTGGCTGCGCGGCAACCTCCCGCTGCCGGGCCGGCTCGCGTGGCGGCTCGTCGGGCGACGGCAGTTCGCCGCCCACCGGGCGCGCGTCTACGGCACCGCCTGAGCGCGTCAGGAATCGAGAAGCACGGCCCGCAGCCGCCTCCCTAGCCTGGTGGGACACCGACCAGGACGACGAGGGAGCACGACGACATGGCGACGAACGACGAGAACGACGGCTTCACCGCCGAGGAGCGCGCGGCGATGAAGGAGCGGGCGAAGGAGACCCGCGCGACGAAGGGCAAGGTCGACCCGGAGGCCGAGGTGCTGGCGAAGATCGCCGAGCTCCCCGACGACGACCGCGCGATCGCCGAGCGGATCCACGCGCTCGTCGCCGAGCACGCCCCCGCCTTCGCGCCGCGGACCTGGTACGGCATGCCCGCGTACGCCAAGGACGGCAAGGTCGCGGTGTTCTTCCAGCCCGCGTCCAAGTTCAAGGCGCGCTACGCCACGCTGGGCTTCAACGACTCCGCCGCGCTCGACGACGGCTCGATGTGGCCGACGTCCTTCGCGATCACGACGCTGACCCCGGCCGACGAGAAGCGCATCGGCGAGCTGATCGCGCGCGCCGCAGGCTGACCCCCGCCCGCGAGGTCGTGACCTCCCGTCGAGATCGTTCTGTCGAGCTCACGACCGCAACGGGACGTCGCGACCTCGCCGCTGTCCGACCTTGCCGGTGGACCGGGACGCCGGCCGGGGCGAGCATGTCGTGATGACGCGCTTCGCGATCGACGCTCCCGCCCTGCTCCGGCTCGTCGACCAGGACCGCCCGCCGGCCGCCGACGTCCAGCTGGTCGCACCCAAGTCGATCCTGGTCGACGCCCTGCAGCTCCTGCTCGACGACGTGCGCGGCGGCCGCCGTGACCGCGCCGACGCGCTGCTCACGCACACCCGCATGACGGAGACGAAGATCCGGCTGCTCGGCGACCGCGTCTCGCGGCGCCGGGCGTTGGACCTCGCGCTCGAGCACGGCTGGGCGCAGGTGCGCACCGCCGAGTACGTCGCCGTCTCCCAGCTGCAGGCCGACGCGCTCGTCGCGGTCGACCCGGAGCTCCGCGCCGCCGTCACCGGGCTCGTGCCCCTCGCCTCGCCCGACGACCTCGTCGCCGGCTGACCCCCGGGAACCCGGCATGCCGCCTCCGCAGACCGTCCCGCTGCTGCCCTGCGCCGACATCGACGAGATCGAGCCGTTCTTCGCCGCGATGGGGTTCCGCACCACGTTCCGCCAGCACCGCCCGTACGCGTGCCTCGCCCTCCACGGCCACGGGTTCGACCTGCAGTACTACGGTCTGGACGGCCACGTCCCGGAGGCGTCGCACAGCTCGTGCCTCGTGATCGTCGACGACACCGGCCCGATCTGGGACGAGCTCGCGGCGGGGCTGCGGCAGGCCTACGGGCGCCTGCCCGTCGCGGGCTTCCCGCGGATCACGCGACCACGCCCCCGCAAGAATGCCGACGGCGTCACCGGCTTCAGCCTCGTCGACCCGGCAGGGAACTGGATCCGCTTCTTCCACCGCGGCCGCGGTGCGCCGGCGCCCGCCGCCGAGCTCAGCCGGCTCGGCGAGGCCGTGCAGAACGCCGTCGTCCTCGCCGACAGCAAGGGCGACGAGGCCCAGGCGCTCAAGGTCCTGCAGGGCGCGCTGCGGCGCGCCCCGGCCGACGACCCCGCTCTCGAGGATGCGCGCGAGCTCCTGGCCGAGCTCGAAGAGCGCCAGGTCGAACGCTGACACCCACCGGCGCGGCTCCGGCGGGTGCGCCGCCGAAGTGGTCGGCCGAACCACCCCTGGGGCGGTCGTCGAGATGGGAGGCTCGCTCCATGGCGACTCTCCGCGCACCCGACGGCGGATCTCCACTGATCCGCACCCACTTCACGGACGACCCCGCGTAGCTGGCAGCCCTCGCGGCGGCGACGGCGCCGGTCGAGACCCCCGTACGGCCCGCACGAGGCATACCTCGTCCCGGTCGAGGATCCCGCCCTCGCCGGGATGCGGCCCGAGGACCTGGCCGGGCTGGACCGCTCCGGCGATCTCTCCTACGCGTTCGTCGCTGACGCGCAGACGATGGTCGACAGCACCTTCGTCGTGCTCAGCCTCGGTGCGGAGAACGGCCGGTGGTTCCGCTGCACCGCCGCCGCGGTCTACGCGATCGAGACGAACCTCTCGGTCGCGAACATGGACTTCTTCGAGTTCGCCGACTCTGCGGGCGAGGACGGCGTGTTCCGCGGCTGGGAGTGACGCCCGCGGCAGGGCACCACGCGGTGGCGCCGCTGAGACGGTTCTGGTGTCCGCCTCGTCAGGAGAGGCGGCGCTCGAGCTCGACGACGCCCGGACCGCTCAGGTGCGGGAGGTGCGACCGGCGCCCCGAGGCGACCAGGAGCAGGGACGTCAGAGGACCGCGCACCGCTGGTCCGCTCCCCACAACGACGTCGGCGTCGTCGGCCTCGAGCGCCAGGCCGACGACATGCTGGCGACCGCCGCCGAACGACACCGAGGTCCGCGCCTGGTACCGCAGCGCGCGCTCCACCGCCTGGTGCGGGTAGTGCCCGGTCGCTCCGAGCGGTACCCGGACGTCCTCGCCGTGCACGACGGCCTCGACCAGCCGGGTCTCCGGGGCCGCCGGAGGGGACGCCGTCAACCCTGTGACCGCCCGCAGACGCTCCAGCGTGATCGCGGGCGTGGCGCCCCGCTCGCGCGCGACCCCCTTCGCGTTCTGGCGGTCGAAGTCGAAGCGCGCCGCCGCCAGACCGACGACGAAACGTCGCCGCGTGGTCCGCGCGGTGTCGACGAGGTGCGCGACGACGTCGTGCACGCTCCATCCTTCGCACAACGACGGCGTCGCCCAGCGCTCCTCGGCGAGCGGTTCCAGGAAGGACACCAGTGCCTGCCGCTCGGCATGCACAACCGGCCAGACGTCGCTCGTTCGCACACCCGACATCATGCACGTCCCCGCAGCCCCAGACGTGTCCGAGCCCCTCGCGATCGCGCGGCGCCGGCGTGAGGTCCGTGCGCTGCCCTGGTGCACGCCGCTCGCCGGGTGCACGCCGAGCTCGCTCGGACCCGTGCCGACGATGAGCCACTGAGCGGGGTCGTCACCCCCTGGGCGCCGCGAACCGCGTCCCGAGCTGGGCGACCCGCCACGGACGAGCCTCGACGCGCATGCGCTCGGCGCGCTCCAGGAGGCTGATCCCGTGCAGGGCGCCCCAGAAGACCTCGGTCGCGGAGCCGTCGCCGTCGTCGCCGACGGCCGCCGCCAGGACGTCGAACCCGGCGCGTAGGTCGGGCACCGTGTCCTCGCTCGCGAACCGAGTGCCGATCGGCTGCTGGAACATGGCCTCGTAGACGGCGGGGTGCTCGCCGGCGAAGTCCAGGTAGGCGACGGCGACCGCCTCGACCGCCTCCCTGCCGCGCCGGTCGCCCAGCGCAGCCCGGCAGCGGCGCGTGAGCTCGACGAAGCCCTCGAGCGCGACGGCGAGCATGATCTCGGGCTTCCCGCCGGGGAAGTGCCCGTAGAGGACGGGCTGCGTGTAGCCGATCGACGCGGCGAGGTGGCGGGTCGTGACCGCGGACCACCCGTCGGCGTCGGCACGGTCGCGCGCGGCGTCGAGGATGCGACGCCGCCGTTCGGCGTGGCGCTGCTGGCGCACCGTCTGCTCCGGCATCGGCTCTCCCTCTTGCGCTGCGGTCGGGACAGCCATACGTTAGCACTGCTAGAAATTCTAGCGTCGCTAGATAGGAGTTCTCGTGGAGACTGCTCTCGCTGTCGTCACCGTGACCGTGGTCGGCCTGATGGTCGGCGTCGAGCTCGCGGTAGCCGTCGTGATCAACCCGATCCTGCTGCAGCTCGACGCCGGGGCGTCCCTGACCGCGCGGGCCTACGGCGCCCGGATGCTCGGGCGCGCGATGCCGTTCTGGTACGTCGGCTCACTGGTCCTGGCGGGCGCCCTCGCGGCCGTCGCGTGGGGCACGTCGGCAGCGACCGCGTCGCTGGTCGCGGCCGCACTTCTCGTCGTCACGGTCCTGATGTCGGTGCTCTGGCTGGTGCCGATCAACAACCGGTCGTCGAGCTGGACCGCCGAGGACCACCCCGCCGACTGGCGCGAGCAGCACCGGCGCTGGGACCGGCTGCACATCGCCCGCGTCGCGTTCCTCGTCGCCGCGTTCGCGCTCGTCGGGCTCGCTGCGGCCCTGATCTGACGGCGCCCCGGGCCTCGAGCGCGAGGTCGTGAGGTCCGGCGAGGTCGTCACCTCAGGATGACGATCTCGGCCGGAGATCACGACCTCGCTCGGCCGCCCTGGGCTCAGACGTTGAAGCGGAACTCGACGACGTCGCCGTCGTGCATGACGTAGTCCTTGCCCTCGACGCGGGCCTTGCCGGCGGCGCGGGCGGCGGCGACGGAGCCGGCCTCGACGAGGTCGTCGAAGCCGATGACCTCCGCCTTGATGAAGCCCTTCTGGAAGTCGGTGTGGATCACGCCGGCGGCCTGCGGGGCGGTCCAGCCCTGGCGGATGGTCCAGGCGCGCGACTCCTTGGGGCCCGCGGTGAGGTAGGTCTGCAGGCCGAGCGTGTGGAAGCCCACGCGCGCGAGCTGGTCGAGGCCCGCCTCCTCCTGGCCGTTGGCCTCGAGCATCTCGGCGGCCTCGTCGGGCTCGAGCTCGACGAGCTCGGACTCGAACTTGGCGTCGAGGAAGATCGCGTCGGCGGGGGCGACGAGCGCGCGCAGCTCGGCCTGCATCGCGGTGTCGGCGAGGCCGGCGTCGTCGGTGTTGAAGACGTAGATGAACGGCTTCGAGGTCATCAGCTGCAGGGCGCGGACCTGCTCGTCGTCGCCCAGACCGGCGGCGAACAGCGTCTGGCCGGTCTGCAGGACCTCGAGCGCACGGCGCGCGGCGTCCAGGACCTCGGGCTCCGTCTTCTTGCCGCGGACCTCCTTCTCGAGGCGCGGGATCGCGTTCTCGAGGGTCTGCAGGTCCGCGAGGATCAGCTCGGTCGAGATGATCTCGATGTCGTCCTTCGGGTTCACCTGGCCGGAGACGTGCACCACGTCCGGGTCGGCGAAGGCGCGGGTGACCTGGCAGATCGCGTCGGCCTCGCGGATGTTGGCGAGGAACTTGTTGCCCAGGCCCTCGCCCTCCGACGCGCCCTTGACGATGCCGGCGATGTCGACGAACGACACGGTCGCCGGGACGATCCGCTCCGAGCCGAACACCTCGGCGAGCTTGCCGAGCCGCTCGTCGGGCAGCGGGACCACGCCGACGTTGGGCTCGATCGTCGCGAACGGGTAGTTCGCCGCGAGCACCTGCGCACGGGTCAGGGCGTTGAAGAGGGTGGACTTGCCGACGTTGGGCAGGCCGACGATGCCGATGGTGAGTGCCACGACGGGCAAGTCTACGGGGGTGCGGACCGGCTCAGGCGAACGCGAGGATCCGCTGGAGCAGCACCGGGCCGCGCCGGTCGAGCTCGCGCCCGCCCACCCGCACGCCGACGACGAGCAGGACCGACCCGAGCACCAGACCGACGACGAGCGCCGCCCAGCCGAGCACGGCCGACGACCGAGCGACCGCGAAGCCCGCCAGCAGCGCCTCCGGCAGGCTCGCGAGCGCCACGACGAACCAGCCCGCGGTCTGCGAGAGGACGGTCGTGAGCGACGTCCCCTGCCGGGTCTGGAACGGGCTGTCCCCCGGCTGCTGCACGGCCTGCACGACGAGGGCGGACACCACGCTGGCGCCCGCGTACGAGGTCAGGAGGACCCCGGCCGCGACGCCGAGGAGCGCCGGCAGGTCCGCCGCATGGTCGGTGAGCAGGGCCGTGACCACCGTGATCAGCGTGACCGTCGGCACCGCGATGACCGCCGACGCCAGCACCCGGCCCAGCCGGTCCACCGTGCCCGGGACGCCCGCGCTCACGTGCGTCCAGAACGCGCTGCCGTCGTAGGACACGTCCGCCGAGACGCCCCACCCGCACAGGAACGCCGCCGCGGCGCCGGACAGCAGGACCAGCGCCCCGCCGCGGCCCACGACCCACAGCAGCAGCGGCGTGAACGGCACGATCGCGATCGCCATCGCGTACCGGGGGTCGCGGATCCAGTAGACGAGGCAGCGCGCGGTGACCGCACCGAGCGGGGTCGCAGGCAGCCGTCCGAACGGGCCGAGCCCGGTGCGCCTGGCGGTCGGCGCGTCCCGGATCGGCTCGACGAGCGTGCGGGCCAGCGCGCGGTCCCAGGCGAGCAGCGCGACGAGGACCGTCGCCGCGGCGATGCCGAGCCGCGCGAGCGCGAGGCCCCAGTCACCGGCGGCGACGTCGGCCGGAGCGGCGAAGGCCGCCCCTGCGGGTGTCCACGCCAGGACGCCGGCGACCTGGGCGAACGTCTGGCGCGAGGCGCTGAACGAGCCCTGCAGCCCGGACACCGCGGGGCCGATCATGACGATCACGAGCAGCGCACCGACCGCCAGCAGCTCCCGCACGCGCCGGCGCGACGCGAACGGGGAGGCGACCGCGACGAGCGCGCGGCCCCCGACCACGGCGGTCGCGAGACCGAGCACGGCGCCGACGAGGCCGACGAGCAGCGCGGCGGGGTGCTGCCACCACGCGAGGCTGGTCGACAGCGCGGCGACGGCGCTCAGCGCCCCGGTCAGGCCGACAAGCGCGGCGAGGGACAGGCCCAGGAGGAGCGGACGTCGCGGGATGCCGAAGGTGGCGAACCGTTCCGGGTCGAGGGTCGCGTCCACCCCGAACGCCAGGAGCGGCACGAACCACCAGCCCAGCACCAGCGCCGAACCGACCAGCGTCGTCACGGTCCGCTGGAGCGCCACGTCCTGCAGGCTCACCGCGACCATCCCCGCGACGACGAGCACCACGATCCCGAGCCCGTACAGCCCGCCGAGCACCAGCCCGACCAGCTGCCAGACGCTGCGACGCAGCCCGTTGCGGAGCAGGGTCAGCTTCAGGCGGACGAGGTGCGCAACCACGCGAGCCCCTCTCCCCCGACCCGTCCGCCGACCAGGTCCACGAAGCGGTCCTCGAGGCTCGCCCCGGCCCGGACCTCGTCGACCGTCCCGGCCGCGAGGACGTGCCCGCCCGCGACCACCGCGACGTGGTCGCACATGCGCTGCACCAGGTCCATCACGTGCGAGGAGACGATCACGGTCCCGCCCGAGCCGACGTAGCCGGCCAGGATGTCGCGGATGTTCGCGGCCGACACCGGGTCGACCGCCTCGAACGGCTCGTCGAGCACCAGCAGGCGCGGGGCGTGCACCAGCGCGCACGCGAGGGCGACCTTCTTGGTCATGCCGGCCGAGTAGTCGACGACGAGCGTGCCCGCGTCCGCCACCAGGTCCATCGCCACCAGCAGGTCACGCGCACGCTGGGCCGTCGTCTCAC is a genomic window of Cellulomonas fulva containing:
- a CDS encoding hemerythrin domain-containing protein codes for the protein MLTIHALFRRAFTDAPDLVRGVDDGDVERALVVAAHVREVAGALHHHHSGEDELLWETLETRAPACALHVGRMRAQHAATAAQLRGLDEVLPAWEHAARADSRAVVAATLDAIRDTLLTHLGDEESAILPTASTVMTQREWGALHEHGMSTIPRDKLLLQLGWILEVVPADERAGWLRGNLPLPGRLAWRLVGRRQFAAHRARVYGTA
- a CDS encoding iron chaperone, with product MATNDENDGFTAEERAAMKERAKETRATKGKVDPEAEVLAKIAELPDDDRAIAERIHALVAEHAPAFAPRTWYGMPAYAKDGKVAVFFQPASKFKARYATLGFNDSAALDDGSMWPTSFAITTLTPADEKRIGELIARAAG
- a CDS encoding maleylpyruvate isomerase family mycothiol-dependent enzyme, giving the protein MSGVRTSDVWPVVHAERQALVSFLEPLAEERWATPSLCEGWSVHDVVAHLVDTARTTRRRFVVGLAAARFDFDRQNAKGVARERGATPAITLERLRAVTGLTASPPAAPETRLVEAVVHGEDVRVPLGATGHYPHQAVERALRYQARTSVSFGGGRQHVVGLALEADDADVVVGSGPAVRGPLTSLLLVASGRRSHLPHLSGPGVVELERRLS
- a CDS encoding TetR/AcrR family transcriptional regulator, whose product is MPEQTVRQQRHAERRRRILDAARDRADADGWSAVTTRHLAASIGYTQPVLYGHFPGGKPEIMLAVALEGFVELTRRCRAALGDRRGREAVEAVAVAYLDFAGEHPAVYEAMFQQPIGTRFASEDTVPDLRAGFDVLAAAVGDDGDGSATEVFWGALHGISLLERAERMRVEARPWRVAQLGTRFAAPRG
- a CDS encoding anthrone oxygenase family protein, with amino-acid sequence METALAVVTVTVVGLMVGVELAVAVVINPILLQLDAGASLTARAYGARMLGRAMPFWYVGSLVLAGALAAVAWGTSAATASLVAAALLVVTVLMSVLWLVPINNRSSSWTAEDHPADWREQHRRWDRLHIARVAFLVAAFALVGLAAALI
- the ychF gene encoding redox-regulated ATPase YchF, with product MALTIGIVGLPNVGKSTLFNALTRAQVLAANYPFATIEPNVGVVPLPDERLGKLAEVFGSERIVPATVSFVDIAGIVKGASEGEGLGNKFLANIREADAICQVTRAFADPDVVHVSGQVNPKDDIEIISTELILADLQTLENAIPRLEKEVRGKKTEPEVLDAARRALEVLQTGQTLFAAGLGDDEQVRALQLMTSKPFIYVFNTDDAGLADTAMQAELRALVAPADAIFLDAKFESELVELEPDEAAEMLEANGQEEAGLDQLARVGFHTLGLQTYLTAGPKESRAWTIRQGWTAPQAAGVIHTDFQKGFIKAEVIGFDDLVEAGSVAAARAAGKARVEGKDYVMHDGDVVEFRFNV
- a CDS encoding ABC transporter ATP-binding protein, with the protein product MPDDVTPQPPPSSTSAPTPTPTPTPTPAPTPALELHGLWRRFGQKVAVAGIDLTVPAGSFYGLVGPNGAGKTTTLSMATGLLQPDAGTVRVLGHDLWADPVAGKALLGVLPDGVKLFDRLTGEQLITYAGLLRGLDRETTAQRARDLLVAMDLVADAGTLVVDYSAGMTKKVALACALVHAPRLLVLDEPFEAVDPVSAANIRDILAGYVGSGGTVIVSSHVMDLVQRMCDHVAVVAGGHVLAAGTVDEVRAGASLEDRFVDLVGGRVGGEGLAWLRTSSA